A window of the Tunturibacter empetritectus genome harbors these coding sequences:
- a CDS encoding carboxypeptidase-like regulatory domain-containing protein yields MSVIISPLSADAIQKLFEDKPLMQQRTFSATLLGLTAFFTEPSYGNNRALSGGFGTLSRACVVCSLLLVTGIASGQQESRASERRSSSLPEAPLPQSNSQNSSEQVPSPVGAATVSGTVLDASGAAIPGARVNVTRRDKTLFGSIKSGGAGEFSFRSVPAGSYVVTIYAKGFQPFVSTEFVVTSKQDYAIPAIALSVAATDTEITVRPTDVIAAEQIKAEEKQRVFGIVPNYLTSYTWDAAPLTTKQKFSLATHDTLDPVSLIGVGLGAGIQQALNTHPGYGQGAAGYGKRSAALFADGRTSDYLSNAVFPSLFHQDPRYFYQGSGSTTSRLSHALSSTVIARSDTGKPMPNYSYFLALLCSGAISNAYYPHGDRGVGLVFSTAAFGMLGKAGGTVIREFVSKHVTTNIPGEGKP; encoded by the coding sequence CTTATGCAGCAACGCACCTTTAGCGCAACTTTGTTGGGCTTGACCGCTTTTTTCACTGAGCCCTCTTACGGCAACAATCGCGCTTTGAGTGGCGGCTTCGGGACTCTTTCGCGCGCCTGCGTCGTATGTTCTTTGTTGCTAGTCACCGGCATCGCATCTGGTCAACAAGAGTCACGGGCTTCAGAGAGGAGGAGCAGTTCGCTCCCAGAAGCACCTTTGCCTCAATCGAACTCTCAAAACTCATCTGAGCAGGTGCCTAGCCCGGTGGGAGCAGCCACTGTCTCAGGCACCGTGCTAGACGCAAGCGGGGCAGCCATTCCAGGAGCACGAGTCAATGTAACGCGCAGAGACAAAACACTGTTCGGCAGTATCAAGTCCGGCGGGGCTGGTGAGTTCTCATTTAGAAGCGTCCCGGCAGGTTCGTATGTCGTGACGATTTACGCAAAGGGATTTCAGCCGTTTGTATCGACGGAATTTGTGGTGACGTCCAAACAAGACTATGCAATTCCTGCCATCGCCCTTTCGGTCGCAGCGACCGATACAGAAATCACCGTTCGTCCCACTGACGTGATTGCCGCTGAACAGATTAAAGCGGAGGAAAAGCAGCGTGTGTTCGGTATCGTGCCCAACTATCTCACAAGCTACACCTGGGACGCTGCCCCTCTAACGACGAAGCAGAAGTTTTCGCTTGCCACACACGACACCCTCGATCCGGTTTCACTTATAGGAGTTGGTCTCGGTGCCGGCATTCAACAAGCGCTTAACACCCATCCCGGCTATGGGCAAGGCGCGGCGGGATACGGCAAACGTTCCGCAGCTCTATTCGCCGATGGACGAACCAGTGACTATCTCAGCAATGCGGTGTTTCCCTCGCTGTTCCATCAGGACCCGCGCTATTTCTATCAAGGGAGCGGTTCTACAACGTCCCGCCTAAGCCACGCTCTCAGCAGCACAGTGATCGCACGGAGCGACACCGGGAAACCTATGCCCAACTACTCTTATTTTTTAGCGCTTCTGTGCTCGGGAGCCATCTCCAACGCATACTATCCCCACGGTGACCGGGGAGTCGGCCTAGTCTTCAGCACTGCGGCATTTGGTATGTTGGGAAAAGCTGGAGGAACTGTCATTCGAGAGTTCGTTTCGAAGCACGTTACCACAAATATCCCCGGTGAAGGCAAGCCATAG